From Triplophysa dalaica isolate WHDGS20190420 chromosome 24, ASM1584641v1, whole genome shotgun sequence:
cacccagcacctgaaataataccaaaagACTTCAGAGCAGCCTCCATTATTAGCAAACGGTGGATAGAGCCTTGAAAAAGTATACAtaagcccaccaaatcacagagatccaGATTCGCACAAGCTGAAGATCACAGACAAtctctgcaattattacaaatgactagaggtccccaggttaTACTAATCTTGTGCGTGTAGTGCTCATTGCACATCAaccgatctctaacaaagcaatagtgacgcacagtacaaaaatgttttactcgcatatgattgctgcgccattcctattggatccaatattgacggcacagcactgctttaaaAATTTTGTCATTCCACAAATCTTGTGTCAAACTGTggcttgttcacgaaggaatccttggagaaatgaaacgaataAACGCTCAATGTTTGTCCCACATGAgctgaattaaaataaactttaacactccattcctaatatcggaatccgaaggaaggttatgcagcgacgtTATTCTTCCAAAACCAGGGATATCAAAATATTTAGCTTTCTTTAACGCCATGTTGCAATTTGCTTGCACGCTCTATCTGGTTTCCGCGCCACTTGTGTTACTTTATATTAGTCATGCGCGAACAAGTGGGCGGGGCTAAAGAAGTTGTCGTTGATATTTATCTGTgaaggcggtgttcaacctgtCATAGTTAGGTggattccagaacctggcgatCGAtgagcctggtgtcaataacagatgtaatctcagtaaaaAGGGGGTTTTCAGATCTGACACTTTCATGATGTTCGCGTTAATACCATTCCCTCttttataacaaaagctcgggttaaaattgtgattttaattcatgcctcctttgaaggaacacacatttaaaaatatgaaactacAGCATGCTAGTTTAGGATGAACAAAATGCTCTAGCCTGTTGGTGTGGACACTCATACAGTTATCAATATAGTTATCTTTTCAGTTATCATTTTTGGTAAGAACAGGCCTTAAATGCAAAGTGTGAGTAAACCGAAAGTGTAGTTGTGCTTCTGGAAGCAAATTGATCAATAAGGCATTCCATACATGCAAAAACAATGATGAATAAGAAATAGGATTATGGACACTATTTTCGTACTCTTGTTAGCATGCTACTTATCTTTGCATCACCTCACACAACCGTTTTTTGTGAGAACACTAAAATCAAATCGAGTGAATTTTGCACATTCAAGCATACCATGCTTGTTAGTGCCGGTGGTCCAGTGAGCTGTTGAAGTTCTAGTCCTGgattctcttctcctctctgtCATCCTGTTTCCGGCCTCTCTACATTGTTATGTTAAAAGAAAGCTAATTTATATCAATCTCAATCTttaagtaaaaaacactttcaataAGTAcctaatacatttttgttatgttttgacAGTTTTATAAAACCAATAAAGACGAGCAAAAACGCATTGTCAGACAACGCACATCtgagtttctctctctttctctgcattTGTAATGCACACGCGGTGTCAAATTAACTCTATGAGTTTCCCCTCGGCCCGAGAGGTTATGTGTGTACGTGCTAAAGCATGTCTTCCTCATTATTCAGTTTTCCCACCACGCCCGTCTCTGGACAAACAATGTCCTTTTTATGGCCGCCGTCTCTCCACTAACACACGAGCACAGAGCTGCGTGTTTATGTCACCCATGAATTCTGCTGTCTGACGAGCAAGCATCCCTCCAGACTATTAAGGGTTTCCATTACTGCAGTTTTCTCCTTCTGATCAATAACAGTTATTGGTTGGGAATAACTTAGGTTAGGATAAAACCTTTTACAGGGTATATTGAACTTGTGCACCATTTGTTGTTGTTCACTTTCAAATCATGTGTAgaagtgttcagtattttctaaaatgtattatttgacaGGACTCCTACAGGAAGCAGGTGGTGATCGATGGAGAGACGTGTCTACTTGACATCTTGGACACTGCAGGTCAGGAGGAGTACAGCGCTATGAGAGACCAGTACATGAGGACGGGAGAGGGCTTCCTCTGCGTCTTTGCCATCAATAACACAAAGTCCTTTGAGGACATTCATCAATACAGGTGTGTGGACTTGTAGATGTTGTATTTAATGCAAGATCAGGCCGTAATGGGCTTTGTTTTGTAAGTTTGGGCAAATGCATCTACTGAATCTGCTGCTAGTTAAAGGGACTACTTCATTTTAGTTCAAAATGTTGCCGTTGTACCAGTAACATTTGGTCCCAAACAGATGTTTCATCAGATACACGCAcatggcccaaagttaactgcttgtttgtgtttggttatattgtaacaatttatttgatcattttatattttattcacataaatattgatttatataaatttttattgtatattcaatttatcaatttaaatgGAAACTACTAAACTACTTAAATGGAggttgtttatattgttgccgctgaaactgtATATAAAATCAAGATGATAGAATAGCTCAATTACCTCTTATAAGACTGTTAAACCTTTATGGACTATCTACCTACTCGCATTGTAGTAAACCATCTGTGTTGTGATCATGTGCATTTTATCTACCATTAATCATATCACATTAGCAATGTGTCCACAATTATTAAGCTTAAGTGACTGCTTGACAAGCAAGTTTTAATAGTTCTGTAGAAAAAGACTCTTCAAGTCTAACCATCGACAACCGGAgccaaaacatttctgtactccacgtaaataataaagaattgaAATTAGTTTAGAAACGAAAAcgatattgtgtttttatccaGAAAACCACAGCACTTGTGTAGTCGTCTTTTGCCACAGCCAATATGGCGGCGGCGATGACACACAATCCTGCGGACAACGTGTCGTCTAGGTATTATATATATGTCTATGATATACATTACACAATGTTTCCATCCGCTTCTAGGTGAACGGATCACGTGATGAGTGCTTCCACGGGTACGGtaatcttaaaggggtcatatgaaacggctaaaatgaatattatcgtttgttttagatgtaatgcaatgtgtatacacgatttcaGGTTAAAagacgctgtattttccacatactgtgcatgtttgtatctcctctttgctccgcctttCTGAAGTGCTCGGATTttgaacaaagctcatcgctctgaaaagcgaggcgtgctatgattggccagctaaccagtgtgtagtgattggtcgaatactgcaagtgtgtgccGGAAATGTATCACctattaccatatttggaacatcaggttccaacgcaattgtattgacaggtacggccaccttacttgcgtataaaTTTGGGcgttcttagtcaaatcataccacgaactgacatagatttgtgggggtgtggttacacgaggcgtttcaggcaggtctgggtgagcattggcttttagatagaatgcattaTTTGTTCAGAccctttaatttttgcaattttacgtgtctaatacatgcatgggcaacttattacacatcatagacacagaaaaacacattttagcgccatatgacctctttaaaggacccagtctttggctgttttagagCCTTTGATTATGTCACTATCCTCACAAAACCACTGGATTTCTTCCAATTTCTCCAAAGTACcgccttccgaaacgctctgattggtaaagctgatcTGGTCTTTCGTGATTGATTCCCCGCttagggtgtgtgtgtgaagatgtcccacccataccatatcagtgaGTTCCGCTTCTCAAGCTGTTGCGAATGGTCGgtcccctctcagtgcacgtgaatGCATAAGCTTTGGATTTCagcaataaacaataacagTGGCGTCAACTTCAATtaatcagttaaaaacatgcagatcgatcgaagtgtaatgGAGGTCTGCTAGTACATATGCAAATGTAAACGTTAGAGAACGCATTTGTcttctactatggcgagggaaatgacaccggaccgaatggcaTGTTAtattatcactaataacagaagcgttagttttgcctttttatattggacccgagttggataataaaacaagcagattgactaggagactgcaagcaggacttcagaggacgtttcatagaagtgttttacacagaggtatgcgcacacatacacacagtatCAGTGTATTGCACAgaacagccgatgttaaagtcgtGGAAGCGGTTATTTGAGCGTAGGTTagtaaaagcactcggaatagtgacatcagaGAGGGTCCGattccagccattctctgtagtccttgcaaggcaaattctgttaaagacaatatcgcgcttggcactgaactttgagctttaccattttgcaggtattatctatgctctaacagcaacattacacactaactaaaggttgaaaatggtATCGCCGGGAACGGCCCTTTAATATTCTCCTGTAGTAGGTGTTtcgaaaaaacaaacatgattatTTACAGGTAAAAAAGGTCAGCTGGAACTTAGGCGGGGCCTTTATAGTGCAGTCTGGGTGAAATCGATTCTGGCTCAGttagacgagagagagagagagcttttaaagacatgaaagGAAAAAGAAATGGAAGATAACTAAATTATATCTATTAGTTTGTTATTTACGGTTGACGGGCCTAGATAATggatttttaaaacatgaattacAGTGCATCATGGTTAATAGAAATGCACTGTTTAATATCAGCCTTTAAGTTATGTATAATACTCAATGTACATTATACTGTTTTCCACTTTTGGATGGAAAAAGGTTTGTAAACTGAGATGTTAATCCACATAGAGTGTAAAGAAAACTAGGCTAAAACTCATCATGACCCTACATACAGTAggtacaatacatttacatttatgtattttgcagacacttttatctaaagaGACTTACATtccattatactatacatttgtatctaaTCATGTGCAATcccagggatcgaacccatgaccttggctttgttagtgccatgctctaaccactgagctaccggaaagctttaaaataaaatttcacaAATGATTCAATTTGAGTACTTTTTATACACTTCAGAAAGCAGAAGAACTTTATTTTTacgcaaaataataaaatggctAGCAAAAAAAGCCAGCAGCTATTTGCACTAAGTGTAAATAGGAAAAGTCTCCAGCGTCAAAGCTAAAATACTCAATATAACTCATGCCACAGGAATCGCTGTTTGAAATGGCACCTTTCTTACACTTTCTCTCTTCCAATCAGAAACTGGTGGGCGGAGTTTCTtccaataaatataaaatactaaGCATTGTTATTACTATATAAATGAGAACTGATAAGGATTGTTTACTGTTAGTGCCTTTGgagtgttattttgttttatgtaaatccAACAAAATCTTACATTCAAAAAAAATTACGCTGTGGCTAATTTTGACcaatttgtatgaattcgtacaatctCATTCGTACATTTTCATACGATTTGCTTTCGTTCTATTGACGTTAGGTCTGGGGCAGAGTTAgagggcttcagtattgctttaaTTCTAGTAATCGTTTGTTTATGTAggatcgtacaaattcatactaATTAGCCATCTCATAAAATAGTAACAAATTCACGTGACATCAGGTTAGTCAGtacattgttttgtattatttgtatgtgactctttcctGTTGCATGCAGGGAACAGATCAAGAGGGTAAAGGACTCGGATGATGTGCCCATGGTGCTTGTGGGTAACAAGTGTGACCTCCCAGCTCGGACGGTGGACACGCGGCAAGCCCAGGAGCTCGCGCGAAGCTACGGGATCCCATTCATCGAGACCTCCGCCAAAACCAGACAGGTGAGTGGCATAAAGAAGCATCTGTTTGTATGTCAAAGTTCTTAAGGGGTAGatcaactaaaaacaaaatgcgtaaaaaatctaattaggtttaattattgtaaaaaataatgttgaagGGCACTGATAGTATTTACTGTAAGACTGTCCATCATTTTCATTGTGTAAATACTTTCAAACTCAAACTATAGTTCAGGCTTCAGACGTATCTGTCAGGGGACCTGATGagattttgtgtatttaatagTTTCAGGAGATTCTTTGGCTTTACTGCAGTAAACCTCCTCATTGCcacctacacacaaacacaaacacacacacacacacacacacacatagagtgTGTTGTATAACACTGCAGGGAATGACTCACTGCTGCTTTGTGTTACTGCCCATCTGACGATGTCATCAAGAATGAGCGAACACACTTTAATCGTCACTTTATTCAACGAGAAATGCAGAAATGCCCATTTTATTCATATCTGAAGGTCACTTTAAGATCTTTAAGATGCATTGATAAGATTGTGATCAATCAGTTGTCATGAAAGCATCATACAGCATCAGCTTCAGAGATCAAGGATGTGCTCTTGGCCTCTCATCATGTCTGTGGTTAACTGTGCTCTCTGCAGGGCGTAGAGGACGCCTTTTATACCCTCGTACGAGAGATCCGGCAGCACAAAATGAGGAAGCTGAACCCTCCGGACGACAGCGGTCAGGACTGCATGAGCTGCCGCTGCGTTGTGTCATGATGCCAAGGTGCCAAATACAAGGAATTATAAAATTGCGTTGCATTGTATATTGATGTATATTGATGTTCCCATCTTTTCTGTCctcttattggctgctctttcttcattattcagttcagtcatccatttcaaaaacgtTATTATTGAATatcttaaataaatagttttatcatgaaaaaataacatgtttgtttgcaaaataatgttttgtctactaaactaatttcagacatttaagcatacactTTCAGAGCAGAAGTCTCTAAAAAGTTTTGACAGATTGTGTACGTAacacttgttttctttctcttagCTGACTGGCGCGTGTTGGCAGAAGTTGTCTCCGTACGGCAGACTGGACCCGAGAGGAACGACATCTTCTGAAAGTGACTGTAAGCCGGCAAGGCCGTCTgtttaaagaacatttgaaaCGGGATGGCGCCTTGCTTTGACCACCTGGTTCACCTCTCTGGCCGTCCACATCTGCCTGATAAACACCACTAATGACTTACTCATTTACGCTCTTTATTTGTTATTCCGGCGTGCCAAGGCCGGGCAGCTCTGTGGATTTCTGCTAAATTATTGTTCTCGAAGTCTCAACACTGGTCTGAAATGAACTCTGCACCTCTCAAGACCTCAACAACACACAAACCTTCCTCAGCTCAGATTGCAATGACTGGACACTAGTGACCTCATCCCATGGCCCCGCCCCCTTCAGTTGCACCTCACGGACAGCATACCGGTTGGGAGGAGAACGTTGGAAACTACGTATACGATATTATCTGGCGACAGTCagagacatttgttttgctTAACATGCAGGTTGTTTTAACATATGTTTGTGAATAAGGCTTTGTGGAAATCCAAACAGGAGCATTAGTTATGTGTGTTGGTTAATGTGTATGTTACGAAAGAACGTTAccattagaaaataaaaaaggctGAACGAGTTTTCAATAATAAAACTGTAGAGTTGTTTGAAGATTCTTTTTGTTTGTCTATTGTTATGTTTTGGCAAAAATGTTTGTGAGGGAACACCTCAATAAACatgcataaaacatttatttatttcttttattcaaaaatgtataatgctGTTTGAGTTGGTTGGTTAGTTAGTACTTATAGccaaggaagaaaaaaaattagagacctttcaaacacacacaacacagacacatgaaaactatgATAAATATCCacgttatcacataaaaaattatgttcagcttttcctaaatatatgtacaaatattaatattgcatCGCTGAAAAGTGAATGAAGTTGTTTTCTTTGcggtatttgaggtctgaaaatatacagagcatcttttctgttattttcacccgTTTCCccagttttctttttctgcaaattCATGCAAATAagaactatatttttatttgagatgtgggagaaatattgttagagttcaaagaaattataattttgCCTAAAAAGTAAATTCATAAACTGAAAGTAACTTTGAAGTGGTCTCAAAAGAATTTTGTGGCTGTACATTTGATTGAAAGGAAGTTCTTCTTAGCCTCAATAATTTGCCAGTCCATGACTTATATATGTAAactttgaattgtttaaagATTAACGTTAAACCAAAGAAATTGTTTCTATCGAGAAATAATCGTTTTTGTAAAATTTT
This genomic window contains:
- the hrasa gene encoding HRas proto-oncogene, GTPase a, whose protein sequence is MTEYKLVVVGAGGVGKSALTIQLIQNHFVDEYDPTIEDSYRKQVVIDGETCLLDILDTAGQEEYSAMRDQYMRTGEGFLCVFAINNTKSFEDIHQYREQIKRVKDSDDVPMVLVGNKCDLPARTVDTRQAQELARSYGIPFIETSAKTRQGVEDAFYTLVREIRQHKMRKLNPPDDSGQDCMSCRCVVS